From Streptomyces chrestomyceticus JCM 4735, one genomic window encodes:
- a CDS encoding acetate--CoA ligase family protein, which yields MLGSTYGSLTTHSSPARVVACGATPPHTVHGTAAPPAGGPHADGTPAGATGPDLDVSGRPLYAPVPDLDRFFRPGAVAVVGASDSEGRPNTGITRQLIAWAERVGARLYPVNPGRDRVFGLPCLTSVSDLPEQADLAVLLVADPVPVIGELADAKIKFAVAFASGFAETGAAGAAAQERLAEAVARTGIRLLGPNTNLNAFASFREDLDGPAIALITQSGHQGRPVFSLQELGIRLSHWAPTGNEADLETADFLSYFASRPEVGAVAAYIEGFKDGRSFLLAADRAARNKVPVVAVKVGRTEAGARTAASHTGKLTGADAVVDAAMRQFGVIRVDGLDELQDTAALLARARTPTADGVAVYSISGGTGAHFADLATAAGLTLPALSRAKQDELHQWIPDCLNVANPVDSGGHPVGDWRGRKIIDALLADPSIGVLICPITGPFPPMSDKLAQDLVDAAEQTDKLVCVIWGSPVGTEDAYRRTLLGSRRVATFRTFANCVTAVRAHLAHHRFTAGYRSPFDDAPRTPSPSARKAQDLMRPGQQLSEHAAKQLLRAYGIRVPREQLVTSAAAAVRAASLVGYPVVMKASAPQLAHKTELGLVKTGLTSASQVRDAYRELADIARHEGIELDGVLVCQMVERGVEMVVGVTADRLFGPTVTVGLGGVLVEVLRDTAVGVPPFGEDRARAMLRELRGHALLDGVRGGPPADVDALVEVVLRVQRMALDLSGELSELDINPLMVLPRGQGAVALDALAVCH from the coding sequence ATGCTTGGATCGACCTACGGCAGCCTCACCACTCACTCCAGCCCGGCCCGCGTAGTGGCGTGCGGGGCGACCCCACCGCACACCGTGCACGGTACGGCCGCGCCACCCGCGGGCGGCCCGCACGCCGACGGCACACCCGCCGGTGCCACAGGGCCCGACCTGGACGTCAGCGGGCGCCCGCTGTACGCCCCCGTCCCCGACCTGGACCGGTTCTTCCGGCCCGGGGCGGTGGCGGTGGTCGGCGCCTCGGACAGCGAGGGCCGTCCGAACACCGGCATCACCCGGCAGCTCATCGCGTGGGCCGAACGCGTCGGCGCCCGTCTGTACCCGGTCAACCCGGGCCGCGATCGTGTCTTCGGCCTGCCCTGTCTCACCTCCGTCTCCGACCTGCCCGAGCAGGCCGACCTCGCCGTACTGCTGGTCGCCGACCCCGTACCGGTCATCGGGGAACTGGCCGATGCCAAGATCAAGTTCGCGGTCGCCTTCGCCTCCGGCTTCGCCGAGACCGGGGCGGCCGGCGCCGCCGCCCAAGAACGGCTCGCCGAGGCCGTGGCCCGTACCGGCATCCGGCTGCTCGGCCCGAACACCAACCTCAACGCCTTCGCGTCGTTCCGCGAGGACCTGGACGGCCCCGCCATCGCCCTGATCACCCAGTCAGGCCACCAGGGCCGCCCCGTCTTCTCCCTCCAGGAACTGGGCATCCGCCTCTCGCACTGGGCCCCGACCGGCAACGAGGCCGATCTGGAGACCGCCGACTTCCTCTCCTACTTCGCCTCCCGTCCCGAGGTCGGGGCCGTCGCCGCGTACATCGAAGGGTTCAAGGACGGCCGCAGCTTCCTGCTCGCCGCCGACCGGGCGGCCCGCAACAAGGTCCCGGTCGTCGCCGTCAAGGTCGGCCGCACCGAGGCCGGGGCCCGTACGGCCGCCTCGCACACCGGCAAACTGACCGGTGCCGACGCGGTGGTGGACGCGGCCATGCGGCAGTTCGGGGTGATCCGGGTGGACGGGCTGGACGAGTTGCAGGACACCGCGGCGCTGCTCGCCCGGGCCCGCACCCCGACGGCCGACGGCGTCGCCGTCTATTCGATATCCGGGGGCACCGGCGCCCACTTCGCGGACCTGGCGACGGCCGCCGGGCTCACGCTGCCCGCCCTGTCCCGCGCGAAACAGGACGAGCTGCACCAGTGGATCCCGGACTGTCTGAACGTGGCCAACCCGGTGGACAGCGGCGGCCACCCGGTCGGCGACTGGCGCGGCCGCAAGATCATCGACGCGCTTCTCGCCGACCCGTCCATCGGCGTACTGATCTGCCCGATCACCGGCCCGTTCCCACCGATGAGCGACAAGCTGGCGCAGGATCTCGTGGACGCGGCGGAACAGACGGACAAGCTGGTGTGTGTCATCTGGGGCTCGCCGGTCGGGACCGAGGACGCCTACCGGCGCACCCTCCTCGGCTCCCGGCGCGTGGCGACCTTCCGCACCTTCGCCAACTGCGTCACGGCCGTCCGCGCCCACCTCGCCCACCACCGCTTCACCGCCGGCTACCGCTCCCCCTTCGACGACGCCCCGCGCACCCCGTCGCCCTCCGCGCGCAAGGCGCAGGACCTGATGCGCCCAGGTCAGCAGCTCAGCGAACACGCGGCGAAACAGCTCCTGCGCGCCTACGGGATCAGGGTGCCGCGCGAACAGCTCGTCACCAGCGCGGCGGCGGCCGTGCGCGCCGCGAGCCTGGTCGGCTACCCCGTCGTCATGAAGGCGTCCGCGCCGCAGCTCGCGCACAAGACGGAACTCGGGCTCGTCAAGACCGGGCTGACCTCCGCCAGCCAGGTCAGGGACGCCTACCGGGAGCTGGCCGACATCGCCCGTCACGAAGGCATCGAGCTGGACGGGGTGCTCGTCTGCCAGATGGTCGAACGGGGCGTGGAGATGGTCGTGGGCGTCACCGCGGACCGCCTCTTCGGGCCGACCGTGACGGTCGGGCTGGGCGGGGTGCTCGTCGAAGTGCTGCGGGACACCGCCGTCGGCGTGCCGCCCTTCGGCGAGGACCGGGCCCGCGCGATGCTCCGCGAACTGCGCGGACACGCCCTGCTGGACGGCGTACGGGGAGGGCCGCCGGCCGACGTGGACGCGCTCGTCGAAGTCGTCCTGCGCGTCCAGCGGATGGCGCTGGACCTGAGCGGCGAACTCTCCGAACTGGACATCAACCCGCTGATGGTGCTGCCGCGCGGCCAGGGCGCCGTCGCGCTCGACGCGCTCGCCGTCTGCCACTGA
- a CDS encoding pyridoxal 5'-phosphate synthase, with amino-acid sequence MVEHPAGNTPPHTGTGTSAGAGTGAGTGTGTGADSDERFHALLRSLRVWDCELPGIDPDPAHAPADPLPLFRQWLREAAEAGVPEPHTMTLATADASGDPNVRTLMLHDADERGWHFATHRDSRKGRELAARPRAALGFYWAGLGRQVRVRGRVTEAGPEESAADLHRRSTGALAAALVGHQSEVLASYADLERASEAAWARAQAEPTAPVPGWTLYVLRPDEVEFFQGDARRRHVRINYRREGGGWARELLWP; translated from the coding sequence ATGGTCGAACACCCGGCAGGAAACACGCCCCCGCACACGGGTACGGGCACGAGCGCGGGAGCAGGCACCGGCGCGGGCACAGGAACGGGCACCGGCGCGGACTCCGACGAGCGCTTCCACGCGCTCCTGCGCTCCCTGCGCGTCTGGGACTGCGAGCTGCCCGGCATCGACCCCGACCCGGCGCACGCCCCGGCCGACCCGCTGCCGCTCTTCCGGCAGTGGCTGCGGGAGGCCGCGGAGGCGGGCGTGCCCGAGCCGCACACCATGACGCTCGCGACCGCCGACGCGTCCGGCGACCCGAACGTCCGCACCCTGATGCTGCACGACGCCGACGAGCGCGGCTGGCACTTCGCCACCCACCGCGACAGCCGCAAGGGCCGCGAACTCGCCGCCCGGCCGCGCGCCGCCCTCGGCTTCTACTGGGCGGGCCTCGGCCGCCAGGTGCGCGTACGGGGCCGGGTCACCGAGGCGGGTCCGGAGGAGAGCGCGGCCGACCTCCACCGTCGCTCGACGGGCGCCCTGGCCGCCGCCCTCGTCGGCCACCAGAGTGAAGTCCTCGCCTCGTACGCGGACCTGGAACGCGCCTCGGAGGCCGCATGGGCCCGCGCCCAGGCGGAGCCGACCGCTCCGGTCCCTGGCTGGACCCTGTACGTCCTGCGCCCCGACGAGGTGGAGTTCTTCCAGGGCGACGCCCGCCGACGGCACGTACGGATCAACTACCGCCGGGAGGGCGGGGGCTGGGCCCGCGAACTCCTCTGGCCCTAG
- a CDS encoding flavin-containing monooxygenase: MPDDAAHASSSASRSPTDSAAVPAAAAASGGPPVYVVGGGPGGLAVAAALGAYGIRAVVLEKADSVGASWRGHYDRLRLHTTRRLSGLPGLPIPRAYGRWVARDDVVRYLEQYAEHHRLEVATGVEVRRVDRAADGGWVLHANGGRAPAARTVVIATGYNHTPHLPDWPGRDSYPGALLHAGDYRNATPYAGKDVLVVGTGNTGAEIAVDLAEGGAARVRLAVRTAPHIVRRSTAGWPAQATGILVRRLPPRAVDRAARVMRRLSVPDLSEHGLPMPDTGLYSRVLEGAIPVQDVGLIDAVLRGAVRPVAAVASFDGGVVRLADGDAIEPEAVIAATGYRRGLDGLVGHLGLLDTRGRPHVHGPRTLPSCPGLHFTGYTNPISGMFRELSLDARRIAHAIAEAHAHAHAHQGSASAPARTRSRTTHS; encoded by the coding sequence ATGCCGGACGACGCAGCGCACGCCAGCTCCTCCGCATCCCGCTCCCCCACGGACAGCGCCGCCGTGCCCGCGGCGGCGGCCGCCTCCGGCGGGCCGCCCGTGTACGTCGTCGGAGGCGGGCCGGGCGGGCTCGCCGTGGCCGCCGCGCTCGGCGCCTACGGCATCCGCGCCGTGGTCCTCGAAAAGGCCGACTCGGTGGGCGCCTCCTGGCGGGGCCACTACGACCGTCTGCGACTGCACACCACGCGCCGCCTCTCCGGCCTGCCGGGCCTGCCCATCCCGCGCGCCTACGGGCGGTGGGTCGCGCGCGACGACGTGGTGCGCTACCTGGAGCAGTACGCCGAGCACCATCGCCTCGAAGTCGCCACGGGCGTCGAGGTGCGGCGCGTGGACCGCGCGGCCGACGGCGGGTGGGTGCTGCACGCGAACGGCGGGCGCGCGCCGGCCGCCCGTACGGTCGTGATCGCCACCGGCTACAACCACACCCCGCACCTCCCCGACTGGCCCGGCCGCGACAGCTACCCGGGCGCCCTCCTGCACGCCGGCGACTACCGCAACGCCACCCCGTACGCGGGCAAGGACGTCCTGGTCGTCGGCACCGGCAACACCGGGGCCGAGATCGCCGTCGACCTGGCGGAAGGCGGTGCGGCCCGGGTCCGGCTGGCGGTCCGCACCGCCCCGCACATCGTGCGCCGCTCGACGGCGGGCTGGCCCGCCCAGGCGACGGGCATCCTCGTACGCCGCCTGCCGCCGCGCGCGGTGGACCGGGCGGCCCGGGTGATGCGCCGCCTCTCCGTACCGGACCTGTCGGAGCATGGCCTGCCGATGCCGGACACCGGGCTGTACAGCCGGGTCCTGGAAGGGGCGATCCCCGTCCAGGACGTGGGGCTGATCGACGCCGTACTGCGCGGAGCGGTACGGCCGGTGGCGGCCGTGGCGTCCTTCGACGGCGGCGTCGTACGACTCGCGGACGGCGACGCGATCGAGCCGGAGGCCGTCATCGCCGCCACCGGCTACCGGCGCGGCCTGGACGGCCTCGTCGGCCATCTCGGCCTCCTCGACACCCGCGGCCGTCCGCACGTCCACGGCCCCCGCACCCTCCCGTCCTGTCCGGGCCTCCACTTCACCGGCTACACCAACCCGATCAGCGGCATGTTCCGCGAACTGTCCCTCGACGCCCGCCGCATCGCCCACGCCATTGCCGAGGCCCACGCCCACGCCCATGCCCACCAGGGCTCGGCTTCCGCCCCCGCCCGCACACGATCCCGTACGACCCATTCCTGA
- a CDS encoding PH domain-containing protein has protein sequence METIVYRPASRWWQWSALAFVFVGGVVPLCLVTFGMGWEEFGRRFRAEPRGSDLRELTVALGVCVPLAVVLYHCMASRTYVSDGGIRVRTPLRRRRMAWHDITGIGVDRSEGVSLYGRTGTPHHRIRVDLASGERIFLPAPVKEEFDSAMEAAKGEMIRRWKAATASAQQPAGPAA, from the coding sequence GTGGAAACGATCGTGTACCGTCCCGCGTCCCGCTGGTGGCAGTGGAGTGCCCTGGCTTTCGTCTTCGTCGGCGGGGTCGTTCCGCTGTGCCTCGTCACCTTCGGCATGGGGTGGGAGGAGTTCGGGCGGCGCTTCCGGGCGGAGCCGCGCGGCAGCGATCTGCGTGAGCTGACCGTCGCGCTCGGGGTGTGCGTGCCCCTCGCCGTCGTCCTGTACCACTGCATGGCCAGCCGTACGTACGTCAGTGACGGAGGCATACGGGTGCGGACTCCGCTGCGGCGGCGACGCATGGCCTGGCACGACATCACGGGGATCGGCGTCGACCGGAGCGAGGGCGTCTCCCTCTACGGCCGTACGGGCACGCCGCACCACCGCATACGGGTGGACCTGGCGAGTGGTGAAAGGATTTTCCTGCCCGCTCCGGTCAAGGAGGAGTTCGACTCGGCCATGGAGGCCGCAAAGGGGGAGATGATCCGCCGCTGGAAGGCCGCGACGGCATCGGCACAGCAGCCCGCAGGTCCCGCAGCCTAG
- a CDS encoding flavin reductase family protein has product MAATAVRYLRSVGAPTSAGAPATAPATGPALDPATDRAAPAPRPALRAVREDERAPLDPAAFRDVLGHFASGVTVVTAPASGPDTAPAGFACQSFASLSLDPPLVTFMVARTSTTWPRIARAGVFCVNILGAHQEGLCRAFAVSGADKFAGVSHAPAPVTGSPRLAGVPAWIDCTVQAVHTGGDHLIVVGRVAALGPDPEATGPGPLLFHRGAFGRLASCAGLRDE; this is encoded by the coding sequence ATGGCAGCCACCGCGGTGCGCTATCTGCGGTCGGTCGGCGCGCCGACCTCGGCCGGGGCCCCGGCGACGGCCCCAGCCACGGGCCCGGCCCTGGACCCGGCCACGGACCGTGCCGCCCCCGCCCCACGCCCCGCCCTCAGAGCCGTACGGGAGGACGAGCGCGCGCCCCTGGACCCGGCGGCATTCCGCGACGTCCTCGGCCACTTCGCCAGCGGCGTCACGGTCGTCACCGCCCCGGCCTCCGGCCCGGACACCGCCCCCGCGGGCTTCGCCTGCCAGTCCTTCGCGTCGCTCTCCCTCGACCCGCCGCTGGTCACGTTCATGGTGGCCCGTACGTCCACCACCTGGCCCCGGATCGCCCGCGCGGGCGTCTTCTGCGTCAACATCCTGGGCGCGCACCAGGAGGGCCTGTGCCGCGCCTTCGCGGTCAGCGGCGCCGACAAGTTCGCCGGCGTCTCCCACGCGCCCGCCCCCGTCACCGGCTCACCGCGCCTGGCGGGCGTCCCGGCCTGGATCGACTGCACGGTCCAGGCCGTGCACACCGGCGGCGACCACCTCATCGTCGTCGGCCGGGTCGCCGCCCTCGGCCCGGACCCGGAAGCCACCGGCCCCGGGCCGCTCCTCTTCCACCGGGGCGCCTTCGGCCGTTTGGCAAGCTGCGCCGGGCTCCGTGACGAGTGA
- a CDS encoding GNAT family N-acetyltransferase — translation MLARVLIREATAADWPAIWPFFRAIVAAGETYTYARDMDEATSRTMWMPAPPARTVVAVDDDGTVLGTAKMHANHMGGAAHIATASFMVDPAHGGRGVGRALGAYAVEWARATGFRAMQFNAVVETNTRAVALWKSLGFAVMTTLPEGFRHPTKGYVGLHIMYQRF, via the coding sequence ATGCTGGCGCGCGTGCTGATCCGAGAAGCGACCGCGGCCGACTGGCCCGCCATCTGGCCGTTCTTCCGCGCCATCGTCGCGGCCGGTGAAACGTACACCTACGCCCGCGACATGGACGAGGCGACCAGCCGTACGATGTGGATGCCGGCCCCGCCGGCCCGCACGGTCGTCGCCGTGGACGACGACGGTACGGTCCTGGGCACGGCCAAGATGCACGCCAACCACATGGGCGGCGCCGCACACATCGCCACCGCCTCCTTCATGGTCGACCCGGCCCACGGCGGCCGTGGTGTGGGCCGCGCGCTCGGTGCGTACGCCGTCGAGTGGGCCCGCGCGACGGGCTTCCGGGCCATGCAGTTCAACGCGGTGGTCGAGACCAACACCCGTGCCGTCGCCCTCTGGAAGTCCCTCGGCTTCGCCGTCATGACGACCCTGCCCGAGGGCTTCCGCCACCCCACCAAGGGCTACGTCGGCCTGCACATCATGTACCAGCGGTTCTGA
- a CDS encoding enoyl-CoA hydratase/isomerase family protein — protein MILHTTDNAVLWITLNRPAALNALTWDQRERVIALLSDASADPAVRAVVVTGTGKGFCAGADLRGGPGNGGSDGGSPPSERVAGDVARMIRRGAQRLVTAVLDCEKPVLAAVNGTAAGLGAHLALACDLVVAAESATFIEVFARRGLVPDGGGAYLLPRLVGPRRAKELLFFGDAVTASDAERMGLVNRVVPDAGLEKAARDWAERLATGPTRAFALTKQLVNASLDGDRGAALAAEAAAQEINMTTADAREGVASFVERRRPTYRGR, from the coding sequence TTGATACTCCACACCACTGACAACGCCGTGCTGTGGATCACCCTCAACCGCCCCGCCGCCCTCAACGCCCTCACCTGGGACCAGCGCGAACGCGTCATCGCGCTGCTTTCCGACGCCTCCGCCGACCCGGCCGTGCGCGCCGTCGTCGTCACCGGCACGGGCAAAGGTTTCTGCGCGGGAGCCGACCTGCGCGGCGGGCCGGGCAACGGCGGATCGGACGGCGGATCGCCCCCGTCCGAGCGCGTCGCGGGCGACGTGGCCCGCATGATCCGGCGCGGCGCTCAGCGCCTCGTCACCGCCGTCCTGGACTGCGAGAAACCGGTCCTCGCCGCCGTCAACGGCACCGCCGCCGGGCTCGGCGCGCACCTCGCCCTCGCCTGCGACCTGGTGGTGGCGGCCGAGTCCGCCACGTTCATCGAGGTGTTCGCGCGGCGCGGCCTCGTACCGGACGGCGGCGGCGCGTACCTGCTGCCCCGGCTCGTCGGGCCGCGGCGCGCGAAGGAGCTGCTGTTCTTCGGCGACGCCGTGACGGCCTCGGACGCCGAACGGATGGGCCTGGTCAACCGTGTCGTCCCGGACGCCGGGCTGGAGAAGGCCGCACGCGACTGGGCGGAACGGCTGGCCACCGGCCCGACCCGGGCGTTCGCCCTCACCAAGCAGTTGGTCAACGCCTCGCTGGACGGCGACCGCGGCGCGGCGCTCGCCGCCGAGGCGGCGGCCCAGGAGATCAACATGACGACGGCGGACGCGCGGGAGGGCGTCGCGTCGTTCGTGGAGCGCCGCCGGCCCACGTACCGGGGGCGGTAG
- a CDS encoding SMP-30/gluconolactonase/LRE family protein, whose product MIVLPGASSAEGIAAGRGSTFYAGDYFRGDIYRGDAEAGTAARLIDVPRGRHALGMAAHPRHDLLFVGGGRTGQAYVYDIGTGRTVASYRFGPAGTTFVNDVTLTRSGAWFTDSRRARLYFVPVDRDGKPGRSTALRVSGPAAGIKGPWNLNGIQATPDGRTLIVAHSAKGALYTVDPVSGRSAAIAGVSVPRVDGIVLHGRTLWAVQGFRGQVRRIALNSSLTSGKAKKTIKSELFRTPSTAARFGNTLAVVNAKLHTGTPPTAKGYEVVMVDG is encoded by the coding sequence GTGATCGTGCTGCCGGGGGCCAGCTCGGCCGAAGGCATCGCCGCCGGACGCGGCTCCACCTTCTACGCGGGTGACTACTTCCGTGGCGACATCTACCGCGGCGACGCCGAGGCGGGCACCGCCGCCCGCCTCATCGACGTGCCGCGTGGCCGCCATGCCCTCGGGATGGCGGCGCACCCCCGTCATGACCTGCTGTTCGTCGGCGGCGGCCGGACCGGGCAGGCGTACGTCTACGACATCGGGACCGGGCGGACGGTGGCGAGCTACCGGTTCGGGCCCGCAGGCACGACGTTCGTCAACGACGTGACCCTGACCCGCTCCGGCGCGTGGTTCACCGACTCCCGCCGGGCCCGGCTCTACTTCGTACCCGTCGACCGGGACGGGAAGCCTGGCCGCTCCACCGCCCTCCGTGTCAGCGGCCCAGCCGCCGGGATCAAGGGCCCGTGGAACCTCAACGGCATCCAGGCCACGCCCGACGGGCGGACGCTGATCGTCGCGCACTCCGCCAAGGGCGCCCTCTACACCGTCGATCCGGTGAGCGGACGCAGTGCGGCGATCGCCGGGGTGTCCGTACCGAGGGTGGACGGCATCGTGCTGCACGGGCGCACCCTGTGGGCCGTCCAGGGCTTCCGGGGCCAGGTGCGGCGCATCGCCCTCAACAGCTCGCTGACCAGCGGGAAGGCGAAGAAGACGATCAAATCCGAACTGTTCCGGACGCCGTCGACGGCCGCTCGGTTCGGGAACACGCTCGCCGTGGTCAACGCCAAGCTGCACACGGGCACGCCGCCCACCGCCAAGGGGTATGAAGTGGTCATGGTGGACGGCTGA
- a CDS encoding cation:proton antiporter, with the protein MTVSAAPVVPFGGHDLFLFLLQVGLLLSLAFLLGRLALRLGMPAIVGELCAGLLLGPSVLAHVAPDLSGWLLPQSADRFHLLDAVGQIGVILLVGLTGLSMDLKLVRRRGGTSARISVAGLVVPLGLGVCTGLLVPAALVPGGTERSTFGLFMGVAMGVSAIPVIAKTLIELKLIHRDVGQLTLSAAMIDDIVGWMLLSVVSAMATTGVRAGDVAFSLAGLVVVIVAAVLLRPLVRRSLRSAVQSRERGAAIALVTMFVLLSAAGTQAMRLEAVFGAFVCGLLINSCGVLDATRLAPLRTVVMSVLAPLFFAMAGLRMDLTSLADGTVALTGLVVLTVAIAGKFAGAYMGARLSRVNHWESLAIGAGMNARGVIEVIVAMVGLRLGVLSLEMYTIIVLVAVVTSLMAPPLLRMTMAHVAYTDEERERERRNAVDEPAAAAETASPGN; encoded by the coding sequence ATGACCGTTTCGGCTGCTCCCGTGGTCCCCTTCGGGGGGCACGACCTGTTCCTCTTCCTGCTCCAGGTGGGGCTGTTGCTCTCGCTCGCCTTCCTGCTCGGGAGGCTGGCGCTGCGCCTGGGGATGCCGGCCATCGTCGGCGAGCTGTGTGCGGGGCTGCTGCTGGGGCCGTCCGTACTGGCGCACGTGGCACCGGACTTGAGCGGCTGGCTGCTCCCGCAGTCGGCCGACCGGTTCCACCTGCTGGACGCGGTCGGGCAGATAGGCGTCATCCTGCTCGTGGGCCTGACCGGGCTGAGCATGGATCTGAAGCTGGTGCGCCGCCGGGGCGGCACCTCCGCCCGGATCAGCGTCGCGGGGCTGGTCGTCCCGCTGGGCCTCGGTGTGTGCACGGGCCTGCTGGTGCCCGCGGCGCTGGTGCCGGGAGGGACCGAGCGCAGCACGTTCGGGCTGTTCATGGGGGTGGCCATGGGGGTCAGCGCGATCCCGGTCATCGCCAAGACCCTGATCGAACTCAAGCTCATCCACCGCGATGTCGGCCAGTTGACGCTCAGCGCGGCGATGATCGACGACATCGTCGGCTGGATGCTGCTCTCCGTGGTCTCGGCCATGGCCACCACCGGCGTACGGGCCGGGGACGTCGCGTTCTCCCTCGCCGGCCTGGTCGTCGTGATCGTCGCCGCGGTCCTGCTGCGCCCCCTGGTACGGCGTTCTCTGCGCTCGGCCGTACAGTCCCGTGAGCGCGGGGCGGCGATCGCCCTCGTGACCATGTTCGTCCTGCTGAGCGCGGCGGGTACGCAGGCGATGAGGCTGGAGGCGGTGTTCGGCGCGTTCGTCTGCGGGCTCCTGATCAACAGTTGCGGGGTGCTGGACGCCACCCGGCTCGCCCCGTTGCGTACGGTCGTCATGTCAGTGCTCGCTCCGCTGTTCTTCGCGATGGCCGGGCTGCGGATGGACCTGACCTCGCTGGCGGACGGAACGGTCGCCCTGACCGGCCTGGTCGTCCTGACCGTGGCGATCGCGGGCAAGTTCGCGGGCGCCTACATGGGGGCCCGGCTGAGCCGCGTGAACCACTGGGAGTCACTGGCCATCGGTGCCGGAATGAACGCCCGGGGGGTCATCGAGGTCATCGTCGCCATGGTCGGCCTGCGGCTCGGGGTGCTCAGCCTGGAGATGTACACGATCATCGTCCTGGTCGCCGTCGTCACCTCGCTGATGGCCCCGCCGCTGCTCCGGATGACGATGGCGCACGTCGCGTACACCGACGAGGAGAGGGAACGGGAACGCCGGAACGCGGTGGACGAACCGGCCGCAGCAGCGGAGACGGCCTCGCCCGGGAACTGA
- a CDS encoding alcohol dehydrogenase catalytic domain-containing protein — protein MRGVMFDGGRPRVVDDLEVRAPGPGEVLVGIRAAGLCHSDVSVVDGTIPYPVPVVLGHEGAGVVEEVGDGVTHVAAGDHVALSTLANCGTCAECDRGRPTMCRASIGMPGKPFRHGGREMYSFASSSAFAERTVVRAVQAVRIPRGIPLTSAALIGCGVLTGVGAVLNRARVEQGDTVVVIGTGGVGLNVLQGARLAGASPIVAVDVNPAKEAVARLFGATHFVDASAVPNTAEAVRGVLPHGADHAFECVGRTELIRQAVDLLGRHGQAVLLGVPPATAEASFLVASMYLDKSILGCRYGSSRPQRDIARYARFYEEGRLLLDELVTRTYEVKDFDGAVEDLRRGRVARGVLTF, from the coding sequence ATGCGAGGCGTCATGTTCGACGGTGGACGGCCGCGGGTCGTGGACGACCTGGAGGTACGGGCCCCGGGGCCGGGCGAGGTGCTGGTCGGCATCCGGGCGGCGGGGCTGTGCCACAGCGATGTGTCAGTGGTCGATGGGACGATTCCTTACCCGGTGCCGGTGGTGCTGGGGCACGAGGGTGCGGGTGTGGTCGAGGAGGTGGGGGACGGGGTCACGCATGTAGCGGCAGGAGATCATGTCGCGCTGTCCACGCTGGCCAACTGCGGGACGTGCGCGGAGTGCGACCGCGGCCGGCCGACGATGTGCCGCGCCTCGATCGGGATGCCCGGGAAGCCGTTCCGGCACGGCGGCCGGGAGATGTACAGCTTCGCGTCCAGCTCGGCCTTCGCCGAGCGTACGGTCGTCCGGGCCGTGCAGGCGGTGCGGATTCCCCGCGGCATACCGCTGACGTCGGCGGCGCTGATCGGGTGCGGTGTGCTGACCGGGGTCGGCGCCGTCCTGAACCGCGCGCGGGTGGAGCAGGGCGACACGGTGGTGGTGATCGGCACGGGCGGCGTCGGGCTGAACGTGCTCCAGGGCGCCCGGCTGGCCGGTGCCTCGCCGATCGTCGCCGTGGACGTCAACCCGGCCAAGGAGGCGGTGGCGCGGCTCTTCGGCGCGACGCACTTCGTGGACGCGTCGGCGGTGCCAAACACCGCCGAGGCCGTACGCGGCGTCCTGCCGCACGGCGCCGACCACGCCTTCGAGTGCGTCGGCCGTACGGAGCTGATCCGGCAGGCCGTGGACCTCCTGGGCCGGCACGGCCAGGCGGTGCTGCTGGGCGTGCCCCCGGCCACCGCCGAGGCGTCGTTCCTGGTCGCGTCGATGTACCTGGACAAGTCCATCCTGGGCTGCCGCTACGGCTCGTCCCGCCCGCAGCGCGACATCGCGCGGTACGCGAGGTTCTACGAGGAGGGCCGCCTCCTCCTGGACGAGCTGGTGACCAGGACGTACGAGGTCAAGGACTTCGACGGGGCGGTGGAGGACCTGCGGCGGGGGCGGGTGGCGCGGGGGGTGCTGACGTTCTGA
- a CDS encoding Zn-ribbon domain-containing OB-fold protein produces the protein MPSAAPRYDLPGTDAFSRVYWDAAAQGRLLLRRCRADGCGAAHHYPREFCPRCWSEDMEWEEASGRATLYTWSVVHRNDLPPFGERVPYVAAVVDLAEGPRMMTEVVDCPEADLRIGMPLRVRFRTGADTGAGTGRGTGTDPAAPTLAVPVFGPA, from the coding sequence GTGCCGTCCGCGGCGCCCAGGTACGACCTGCCCGGCACCGACGCGTTCAGCCGCGTCTACTGGGACGCGGCTGCTCAGGGCCGTTTGCTGCTGCGCCGCTGCCGCGCCGACGGCTGCGGGGCGGCGCACCACTATCCGCGCGAGTTCTGCCCGCGTTGCTGGAGCGAAGACATGGAGTGGGAGGAGGCGAGCGGCCGGGCCACGCTCTACACGTGGTCGGTGGTGCACCGCAACGATCTCCCGCCGTTCGGTGAGCGCGTGCCGTACGTGGCCGCGGTGGTGGACCTGGCCGAGGGCCCGCGGATGATGACGGAGGTCGTCGACTGCCCGGAGGCGGACCTGCGGATCGGCATGCCGCTACGGGTGCGGTTCCGTACGGGGGCGGACACGGGAGCGGGCACGGGTAGGGGCACGGGTACGGACCCGGCCGCCCCGACCCTGGCCGTCCCCGTCTTCGGCCCCGCGTGA